The genomic window GAGCCACATCAAGGACAATGGAAAGCTGCTCAACATTTACGAATTGCAAGCTGTGAATGGCTTCACGATACCGCTCATTCGCCAGATTGAACCATTCGTGAAAGTTTCTGACGACCCTGACGCAACTTCCTTCTCTTTCAAAGAAATGATGAAAGATGGATCACACGAATTGGTGCTGCGGTATCAACAGGTTCTGGAACCTCAGGTTGGTTATTCCGACATTTCGGACAGTGCATTGGCGGCAAGTCCTAACAGCAGATATCTCGGTTCATCGCAGAAATATTATGCGCGCTACCGATTCAAATACTCGAACAGGGTCAGTTGGGGATTGACGATGGAAAAAGATGCTGGTGAGGAGTTTTTCAAAGGCAGCATGAAACAAGGATTCGATTTCTACAGCGGACATCTTTTCATCAAGGATATAGGAGTTGTGAAATCAGCCGCATTAGGCGATTTTCAAGCTCAGTTCGGTCAAGGACTTGTGTTTTGGAGCGGCTTGGCCTTCGGTAAATCTTCGGATGGTATCAGTATCAAACGGAATGCGGTAGGACTAAAACCTTACACATCGGTGGATGAAAATCGGTTCTTGCGCGGAGGCGGAACCACCTTGCAATTCGGGAAATTTGAAGTGACTGCTTTCGGTTCATACAAATTGCTTGATGCCAACGTTTCGGCCACAACCGACACGCTGACCGAAGAAGAAGAAAATGTCAGTTCTGTTTTCAGTAGCGGATTTCACAGAACTCCTGGCGAACTACTCGACCGTCAATCGATAAGCGAAGCCATCTATGGTGGTAACGTGAGTTATAAAGGAAGGCGCCTATCCATTGGGGTTACGGCCGTTGGCTACCAATATTCTAACAGCATCAAACGCAGCGATGAGCTCTACAACATCTTTGAGTTTTCTGGCAAACAGAACAGCAATTATGGGCTTGATTACAGTTACATCTGGAAGAACTTTCACTTTTTCGGGGAATTCGCACTCAGTCAGAATCTGGGTTTTGCTACCATAAATGGTGTCTTTATGACCCTCGACCCAAGGATCACCATTACGGCAATGGTGCGCCATCTGCAACCGAAATACCAAGCCTTGTACGCCAATCCGGTGACGGAGAATTCGAGAAACAACAACGAGACCGGCTATTACCTCGGATTCAACGTCAATCCATTCCCCAATTGGTTCATAAAAGGGTTTTTCGATGTTTTCAGATTTCCGTGGCTCCGCTATCAGGTCAATGGTCCATCATTCGGATACCAGACCATCGGGCAACTTGTTTATCGCCCTTCAAAAACATTGGAGATCTATTTCCGATTCCGCCAGAAAAACAAACAGCTCAACGAGTCATCTGCCTACCGCGAAGGTCCTATTACGAGTATCGAAGATGAACTGAGAACAAATTATCGGGTCAATATCAGCTACAATCTGAGCAAATCCGTCAAACTTTCGAGCAGAATAGAATATGCGCGTTACAAACGCGGAAATCAAGATGTAGAGCAAGGATTCATGATCTACCAAGATGTCAATTACAGCCCAATGAGTTTCCCGCTGTCCTTCAGCGCACGCTTGGTCTATTTCGACACGGATGGTTACAATTCGCGCATTTATGCCTACGAAAATGATGTGCTCTACGCCTACTCGTTCCCTTCTTATTACTACCGAGGAATGAAAGCATACCTCGTGCTTCGCTACAACATTTACAAGAACATTGATGCGTGGGTGCGGGTTTCCAACATATTCTATAGTAATCGGGATTTTGTTGGTTCTGGATTGGAGCAAACCTATGGCAAGCACCGAACCGACCTGAAGGTGCAATTACGTTTCACGTTTTAGTTCCGACCAATTGAACTTCAATAACTGTTGCCCGAAGCTTAACTTCGCGGCTCGAAAAAATCATAGGCATGCAGTATCATCCAGAGAAGATTGAGAAGAAGTGGCAACAGTATTGGGCCGAGAAGAAAACTTTCCGTGCTCACCTCCCCCAAGGGGAGGGTCAGGGAGGGGTAAAACCGCCCTTCTACGTATTGGATATGTTCCCATATCCTTCGGGAGCAGGATTGCATGTCGGTCATCCGCTAGGGTATATTGCCTCCGACATTTATGCCCGATACAAACGCTTAAAAGGCTTCAACGTGCTGCATCCGATGGGATATGATTCGTTCGGATTGCCGGCTGAGCAATATGCCATTCAAACAGGGACGCATCCTGCTATCACCACGGTTGCCAACATCAATACCTTCCGTAGGCAGATGGACAACATCGGTTTCAGTTTCGATTGGGACAGAGAGGTGCGAACTTCTGATCCATCCTACTACAAATGGACACAATGGATCTTCCTGCAATTGTTTGATGCGTGGTACGATAACGCTGCCGATAAGGCCCGTCCGATTGCTGGTCTGATTGAGGAATTCAAGAAGAACGGTAACTCAGAGGTGAACGCGCATTGCGATGAAACGCCTTTGTTTTCTGCGGATGAATGGAACCGTTGGGATGAAGCAAAACAGCAGATCACTCTTCTCAACTACCGCATAGCTTATCTGAGTGAAGCATACGTCAATTGGTGTCCGCAATTGGGAACCGTTCTCGCCAATGATGAAGTGAAAGATGGCGTTTCTGAGCGTGGCGGTTATCCCGTGGAGCGCAAGCTGATGAAGCAATGGAGTATGCGCATCACGGCATATTCTCAGCGTCTGATTGATGGACTGCAAGACATTGACTGGAGCGAAAGCCTTAAGGAACAGCAGCGCAATTGGATAGGGAGAAGTGAGGGAGCTTCAATACAGTTCAAGGTTCAAGGTTCAGAGTTCAAGGTGGAAGTATTTACAACCCGCCCCGATACCATTTTCGGAGTGTCATTCATGACGCTTGCGCCAGAGCACGAACTGGTTTCTCAGATTACAACTCCTGAGCAAAAAGCAGAAATTGAAGCCTACATCGCGAAAGCCAAAGCGCGTTCGGACAGAGAACGAATGGCCGATGTGAAGACCATTTCGGGTGCGTTCACTGGCGCTTATGCCGAACATCCTTTCACGGGAAATCCAATCCCCATTTGGATAGGCGATTACGTATTGGCCGGTTACGGAACAGGTGCCGTGATGGCCGTTCCGAGTGGTGACCAGCGCGATTGGAGTTTCGCCAAGCATTTCGGTATCCCCATTCCGGCAGTGATTGAGGGAAGTAACTTGGAAGAAGAAGCCAACGAAAGCAAAGATGGCATTCTGATGAACTCCGATTTCCTGAACGGAATGAAGGTGAAAGATGCCATTAAAGCGTCTATCGCGAAGCTGGAAGAAATGGGCATTGGCAAAGGAAAGATCAATTACCGACAGCGAGATGCGGTCTTCGGCCGTCAGCGTTATTGGGGCGAACCGATTCCTATTTATTACAAGGACGGCATCCCGTATCCTGTGAAGGAAGAGCATTTGCCGCTTACTCTGCC from Flavobacteriales bacterium includes these protein-coding regions:
- a CDS encoding leucine--tRNA ligase; amino-acid sequence: MQYHPEKIEKKWQQYWAEKKTFRAHLPQGEGQGGVKPPFYVLDMFPYPSGAGLHVGHPLGYIASDIYARYKRLKGFNVLHPMGYDSFGLPAEQYAIQTGTHPAITTVANINTFRRQMDNIGFSFDWDREVRTSDPSYYKWTQWIFLQLFDAWYDNAADKARPIAGLIEEFKKNGNSEVNAHCDETPLFSADEWNRWDEAKQQITLLNYRIAYLSEAYVNWCPQLGTVLANDEVKDGVSERGGYPVERKLMKQWSMRITAYSQRLIDGLQDIDWSESLKEQQRNWIGRSEGASIQFKVQGSEFKVEVFTTRPDTIFGVSFMTLAPEHELVSQITTPEQKAEIEAYIAKAKARSDRERMADVKTISGAFTGAYAEHPFTGNPIPIWIGDYVLAGYGTGAVMAVPSGDQRDWSFAKHFGIPIPAVIEGSNLEEEANESKDGILMNSDFLNGMKVKDAIKASIAKLEEMGIGKGKINYRQRDAVFGRQRYWGEPIPIYYKDGIPYPVKEEHLPLTLPEIDEYLPTETGEPPLARAKGWGYDPERGAIHDSLPSGEGQGGVVYPIELSTMPGWAGSSWYYLRYMDPKNDQEFCSKEAIEYWGNVNYYAGGAEHATGHLLYVRFWTKFLKDLGYLPFDEPAKKLVNQGMIQGVSEIVWVDKEVTTNASIMEEKKVSNFQFISSLKTDVSLSQSVKRVMSADTYQEICESYKKDNDWAGLKRFQDRFITRNFPIQFVENGKINFEKLANSDYKKDYLGCLFDSDNSSIIITSEGAVEPISRNMPSASEAVFKTFQEVEKMSKSKWNVVNPDEVIDRYGADTLRLYEMFLGPLEDAKPWNTNGIEGVSRFLKKFWNMFHDGDSFVVSEEEPTKKELKALHATIKKVQEDIERLSFNTCVSQFMICVNELNDLKCNKRAILEPFTIVISTYAPHMAEEIWSLLGHNESITFAEYPAFNESYLVEDNISYPISFNGKTRLNLELPATMGKDEVEQYVLANAEVIERLEGGTPKKVIVVPGRIVNIVV
- a CDS encoding helix-hairpin-helix domain-containing protein — protein: MTMLLLGSIFASAQNSEIDVDADEDQLIQRRIETIAEQLGEGDASIDFNTLLDDLMYYAEHQVNLNNAKASDLEQLPMLDDIAIANLLSHIKDNGKLLNIYELQAVNGFTIPLIRQIEPFVKVSDDPDATSFSFKEMMKDGSHELVLRYQQVLEPQVGYSDISDSALAASPNSRYLGSSQKYYARYRFKYSNRVSWGLTMEKDAGEEFFKGSMKQGFDFYSGHLFIKDIGVVKSAALGDFQAQFGQGLVFWSGLAFGKSSDGISIKRNAVGLKPYTSVDENRFLRGGGTTLQFGKFEVTAFGSYKLLDANVSATTDTLTEEEENVSSVFSSGFHRTPGELLDRQSISEAIYGGNVSYKGRRLSIGVTAVGYQYSNSIKRSDELYNIFEFSGKQNSNYGLDYSYIWKNFHFFGEFALSQNLGFATINGVFMTLDPRITITAMVRHLQPKYQALYANPVTENSRNNNETGYYLGFNVNPFPNWFIKGFFDVFRFPWLRYQVNGPSFGYQTIGQLVYRPSKTLEIYFRFRQKNKQLNESSAYREGPITSIEDELRTNYRVNISYNLSKSVKLSSRIEYARYKRGNQDVEQGFMIYQDVNYSPMSFPLSFSARLVYFDTDGYNSRIYAYENDVLYAYSFPSYYYRGMKAYLVLRYNIYKNIDAWVRVSNIFYSNRDFVGSGLEQTYGKHRTDLKVQLRFTF